One part of the Phoenix dactylifera cultivar Barhee BC4 chromosome 4, palm_55x_up_171113_PBpolish2nd_filt_p, whole genome shotgun sequence genome encodes these proteins:
- the LOC103712935 gene encoding ubiquitin carboxyl-terminal hydrolase 6 produces the protein MPTVSVKWQKELFPAVEIDTSQPPYVFKCQLYDLTGVPPERQKIMVKGGLLKDDADWSTLGVKDGQKLMMMGTADEIVKAPEKGPVFMEDLPEEEQVVAVGHSAGLYNLGNTCYMNSTLQCLHSVPELKSALSSYTNSGRSNELDQYSHLLTVATRDLFSDLDRNVRPVAPLQFLSVLRKKYPQFAQQHNGVYMQQDAEECWTQLMYTLSQSLRSSESSEVSGTVKALFGIDLVSRIHCAESGEESSEMESVYALKCHISQDVNHLHEGLKHGLKSELEKVSPSLGRSAIYSKESRINDLPRYLTVQFVRFFWKRESNQKAKILRKVDYPLELDVYEFCSDELRQKLQAPRQTLRELENAKLGLKTQDKNSGSKENDANIPKSEGPSDNSGEPSAITHEKATSSEKKVQLTGIYDLVAVLTHKGRSADSGHYVGWVKQESGKWIQFDDDNPSPQREEDITRLSGGGDWHMAYICMYKARVVSM, from the exons ATGCCTACTG TGAGTGTGAAATGGCAAAAGGAGCTGTTTCCTGCTGTGGAAATTGACACTAGTCAACCTCCTTATGTTTTTAAGTGTCAGTTGTACGATTTAACTGGTGTGCCCCCAGAAAGGCAAAAGATTATGGTAAAGGGTGGTCTTTTGAAG GATGATGCAGATTGGTCAACTTTAGGTGTAAAAGAT GGCCAAAAGTTGATGATGATGGGTACTGCAGATGAAATTGTGAAAGCTCCAGAAAAGGGTCCTGTCTTTATGGAAGATCTGCCAGAAGAAGAACAAGTAGTTGCTGTG GGTCACAGTGCTGGTCTTTATAACCTGGGAAACACTTGTTATATGAATTCGACTTTGCAGTGCCTTCATTCAGTTCCAGAGCTGAAGTCCGCATTATCAAG CTATACAAATTCTGGAAGAAGCAACGAGCTAGATCAGTACTCCCATCTTTTGACTGTTGCAACTCGCGATCTTTTTAGTGATCTGGATCGGAATGTCAGGCCTGTTGCACCATTACAGTTTTTGTCG GTGTTGCGTAAAAAATATCCCCAATTTGCACAGCAGCACAATGGTGTTTACATGCAACAG GATGCTGAAGAATGTTGGACCCAACTTATGTATACACTTTCTCAGTCTCTTCGGTCATCAGAATCAAG CGAAGTATCAGGCACAGTAAAGGCTCTATTTGGGATCGACCTTGTCAGCAG GATCCACTGTGCAGAAAGTGGTGAAGAAAGCTCTGAGATGGAATCTGTATATGCACTGAAATGCCACATCTCTCAGGATGTAAACCACTTGCATGAGGGGCTCAAACAT GGTCTGAAATCAGAATTGGAGAAGGTTTCTCCATCTCTGGGACGTAGTGCAATTTATTCAAAAGAATCACGCATCAATGACTTGCCTAG GTATTTGACTGTTCAGTTTGTCCGTTTCTTCTGGAAAAGGGAGTCAAATCAGAAGGCAAAGATTTTGCGG AAAGTGGACTATCCATTGGAACTGGATGTTTATGAGTTCTGTTCAGATGAACTACGGCAAAAGCTGCAAGCTCCTCGTCAG ACTCTAAGAGAACTAGAAAATGCCAAGCTTGGGTTGAAAACACAGGACAAGAACAGCGGTTCCAAAGAAAATGATGCCAACATCCCTAAATCAGAG GGGCCATCTGATAATTCTGGAGAGCCATCTGCCATCACCCATGAAAAAG CTACATCTTCTGAGAAAAAAGTGCAGTTGACTGGAATCTACGATCTGGTTGCGGTGCTGACGCACAAGGGTAGGAGTGCGGACTCTGGGCACTATGTTGGTTGGGTAAAGCAAGAAAGTG GGAAATGGATTCAATTTGATGATGACAATCCTAGTCCACAAAGGGAGGAGGATATCACAAGACTCTCTGGCGGAG GTGACTGGCACATGGCATACATCTGCATGTATAAAGCTCGGGTCGTGAGTATGTGA